The Amycolatopsis mongoliensis genome includes a window with the following:
- a CDS encoding winged helix-turn-helix transcriptional regulator, whose product MSLDLLVLTAEADATSVLPALDLLPHTVRVRAPEVTALLDAGHRDVILLDARSDLASAKSLCRLLKGTGEDEAATPIIAVVGEGGLVAVSAEWRTDDILLPTAGPAEVDARLRLVTTRDGGSAQVDAELRVGELVIDEATYTARLRKRTLELTYKEFELLKYLAQHAGRVFTRAQLLQEVWGYDFFGGTRTVDVHVRRLRAKLGPEHEQMIGTVRNVGYKFERPAKGGAARAAVPAQAEAPAETPELAH is encoded by the coding sequence ATGAGCCTGGACCTTCTGGTGCTGACCGCGGAAGCCGACGCCACGTCGGTGCTCCCGGCGCTCGACCTGCTGCCGCACACCGTACGCGTCCGCGCTCCCGAAGTGACGGCCCTGCTCGACGCGGGCCACCGCGACGTGATCCTCCTCGACGCCCGCAGCGACCTGGCCTCGGCGAAGAGCCTCTGCCGCCTGCTCAAGGGCACCGGTGAGGACGAGGCGGCCACCCCGATCATCGCGGTCGTCGGCGAGGGCGGCCTGGTGGCGGTCAGCGCCGAGTGGCGCACCGACGACATCCTGCTGCCCACCGCGGGCCCGGCCGAGGTCGACGCGCGGCTGCGGCTGGTCACGACCCGCGACGGCGGTTCCGCCCAGGTCGACGCCGAACTGCGGGTCGGCGAGCTGGTCATCGACGAGGCGACCTACACCGCCCGCCTGCGCAAGCGCACCCTCGAACTGACCTACAAGGAGTTCGAGCTGCTCAAGTACCTCGCCCAGCACGCCGGCCGGGTGTTCACCCGCGCCCAGCTGCTGCAGGAGGTCTGGGGCTACGACTTCTTCGGCGGCACCCGCACGGTCGACGTCCACGTGCGGCGCCTGCGCGCCAAGCTCGGCCCGGAGCACGAGCAGATGATCGGCACCGTGCGCAACGTCGGCTACAAGTTCGAGCGGCCCGCCAAGGGCGGCGCGGCGCGGGCGGCCGTGCCCGCGCAGGCCGAGGCGCCGGCCGAGACCCCCGAACTCGCGCACTGA
- the mshD gene encoding mycothiol synthase produces MSGEGEWRQELDEQQLEDVRGLLLAVREADGRPEAEPEGPLPGEFDGGEHLVACVEGDVVGYAHLDTTGDSFGHQVAELFVHPAHRNRGYGAKLLQALDERAAVGFRVWAHGDHPAAQQLAVRTGLERKRELLILHTDVKDADWPEPRLRDGVSLRTFVPGQDEDAVVRVNARAFDWHPEQGALTADDIRADERRPWFDADGFFLAEQDGEVIGFHWTKVHEATPGRFDGERVGEVYVVGVDPAAQGGGLGRALTLAGLRYLASRGLRQIILYVEGDNAPALAVYTKLGFTRHEADVQYGR; encoded by the coding sequence GTGAGCGGAGAAGGCGAGTGGCGCCAGGAACTGGACGAGCAGCAGCTCGAGGACGTGCGCGGGCTGTTGCTGGCCGTGCGCGAGGCCGACGGGCGGCCCGAGGCCGAGCCCGAGGGGCCGCTGCCCGGCGAGTTCGACGGCGGTGAGCACCTCGTCGCCTGTGTCGAGGGCGACGTCGTCGGCTACGCCCACCTCGACACCACGGGCGACTCCTTCGGGCACCAGGTCGCCGAGCTGTTCGTGCACCCCGCCCATCGCAACCGCGGCTACGGCGCGAAGCTCCTCCAGGCCCTCGACGAGCGTGCCGCGGTCGGCTTCCGCGTCTGGGCGCACGGCGACCACCCCGCGGCGCAGCAGCTGGCCGTGCGGACCGGCCTGGAGCGCAAGCGCGAGCTGCTGATCCTGCACACCGACGTCAAGGACGCGGACTGGCCGGAGCCACGGCTGCGCGACGGCGTCTCGCTGCGGACGTTCGTGCCGGGCCAGGACGAGGACGCCGTCGTCCGGGTCAACGCGCGGGCCTTCGACTGGCACCCCGAGCAGGGCGCGCTGACCGCCGACGACATCCGCGCCGACGAGCGCCGGCCGTGGTTCGACGCCGACGGCTTCTTCCTCGCCGAGCAGGACGGCGAGGTCATCGGCTTCCACTGGACGAAGGTCCACGAGGCGACTCCGGGGCGCTTCGACGGTGAACGCGTCGGCGAGGTCTACGTCGTCGGCGTCGACCCGGCGGCGCAGGGCGGCGGGCTCGGCCGGGCGCTCACGCTCGCCGGGCTGAGGTACCTCGCGAGCCGCGGGTTGCGGCAGATCATCCTGTACGTCGAGGGCGACAACGCCCCGGCGCTGGCGGTCTACACCAAGCTCGGGTTCACGCGTCACGAAGCCGACGTCCAGTACGGTCGGTGA
- the pstC gene encoding phosphate ABC transporter permease subunit PstC, with translation MRPGDRIFQNLTTGAGIFVVALIGLIGIFLLIQAIPALKADKANFLTNHGWSTNDPANMSFGILDLLEVTVATSVVALIIAMPVSLGIALFLTQYAPKKLARPFAYVIDLLAAVPSIIFGLWGILVFAPAIEPFAQWINETFSWFPLLAPGNVAPSVRGTIFTAGIVLAVMILPIITSLSREVFERTPTPHIEGALALGATRWEVIRTTVLPFGKAGYVGASMLGLGRALGETIALAVILLIPQGKNFDWSLFDGGATFASKIAANYSEFNNEVSAGAYIAAGLVLFVLTFVVNFFARSIIGKKGD, from the coding sequence GTGCGGCCCGGTGACCGCATCTTCCAGAACCTGACCACCGGGGCCGGGATCTTCGTCGTCGCCCTGATCGGCCTGATCGGGATCTTCCTGCTCATCCAGGCGATCCCGGCGCTGAAGGCCGACAAGGCCAACTTCCTGACCAACCACGGCTGGTCGACCAACGATCCGGCGAACATGTCGTTCGGCATCCTCGACCTGCTCGAGGTGACGGTGGCGACCTCAGTGGTGGCACTGATCATCGCGATGCCGGTCTCGCTGGGCATCGCGCTGTTCCTGACGCAGTACGCGCCGAAGAAGCTCGCGCGGCCGTTCGCGTACGTCATCGACCTGCTCGCCGCGGTGCCGTCGATCATCTTCGGCCTCTGGGGAATCCTGGTGTTCGCCCCGGCGATCGAGCCGTTCGCGCAGTGGATCAACGAGACGTTCTCGTGGTTCCCGCTGCTGGCGCCCGGCAACGTCGCGCCCAGCGTGCGCGGCACCATCTTCACCGCGGGCATCGTGCTCGCCGTGATGATCCTGCCGATCATCACGTCGCTCTCGCGCGAGGTCTTCGAGCGCACGCCGACGCCGCACATCGAGGGCGCGCTGGCGCTCGGCGCGACGCGCTGGGAAGTCATCCGCACGACGGTGCTGCCGTTCGGCAAGGCCGGCTACGTCGGCGCGTCCATGCTCGGCCTCGGCCGCGCGCTGGGCGAGACGATCGCGCTGGCCGTCATCCTCCTCATCCCGCAGGGCAAGAACTTCGACTGGAGCCTCTTCGACGGCGGCGCGACGTTCGCCTCGAAGATCGCCGCGAACTACAGCGAGTTCAACAACGAGGTCTCGGCCGGTGCGTACATCGCCGCGGGCCTGGTGCTGTTCGTGCTCACGTTCGTCGTGAACTTCTTCGCGCGGTCCATCATCGGCAAGAAGGGGGACTGA
- the pstS gene encoding phosphate ABC transporter substrate-binding protein PstS, translating into MKIMRPLSAVGIVASAALVLAACGSDPAASNSSSSNSASAPAATGTADVECGGKTPLSAEGSSAQKNAIDIFTQQYGKKCSGQQVNYNPSGSGAGVKQFNANQIDFGGSDSPITGADLEAAKKRCASDAWNIPMVVGPVAVAYKLSGVDKLTLTPSVIAKIFSGGITKWNDPAIKAVKGNESLNLPDKAIQVVSRADESGTTDNFQKYLGAAAKADWTKGAGKKFNGGVGNGAQGSNGVATAVKASDGGITYVEGAFAKDGLTPALIDSGSGGVELNAANVAKSLDSAKFLHDGTNDLALDLNGIYASNTPGAYPLLLTTYEIVCSKYANADVAKAVKAFLTVAATDGQQPLSAKGYVPIPQSLQSKVLTAVKAIS; encoded by the coding sequence GTGAAGATCATGCGGCCCCTGAGCGCGGTGGGCATCGTCGCGAGCGCCGCCCTCGTGCTCGCCGCCTGTGGTTCCGACCCCGCGGCGTCCAACAGCAGCAGCTCGAACTCGGCTTCGGCGCCCGCTGCGACCGGCACGGCCGACGTGGAGTGCGGCGGCAAGACCCCGCTCTCCGCGGAAGGTTCGTCGGCCCAGAAGAACGCCATCGACATCTTCACGCAGCAGTACGGCAAGAAGTGCTCCGGCCAGCAGGTCAACTACAACCCGAGCGGTTCGGGCGCGGGCGTCAAGCAGTTCAACGCCAACCAGATCGACTTCGGCGGCTCGGACTCGCCGATCACCGGCGCGGACCTCGAGGCGGCCAAGAAGCGCTGCGCGAGCGACGCCTGGAACATCCCGATGGTCGTCGGCCCGGTGGCCGTCGCCTACAAGCTCTCCGGTGTCGACAAGCTGACGCTGACCCCGTCGGTCATCGCGAAGATCTTCAGCGGTGGCATCACCAAGTGGAACGACCCGGCCATCAAGGCGGTCAAGGGCAACGAGAGCCTGAACCTGCCGGACAAGGCCATCCAGGTCGTCTCCCGCGCCGACGAGTCGGGCACCACCGACAACTTCCAGAAGTACCTGGGCGCCGCGGCGAAGGCCGACTGGACGAAGGGTGCCGGCAAGAAGTTCAACGGTGGCGTCGGCAACGGTGCGCAGGGCTCCAACGGCGTCGCGACCGCGGTGAAGGCGTCCGACGGCGGCATCACCTACGTCGAGGGCGCGTTCGCCAAGGACGGCCTGACCCCGGCCCTGATCGACAGCGGCTCCGGCGGCGTCGAGCTCAACGCGGCGAACGTGGCGAAGTCCCTCGACTCGGCCAAGTTCCTGCACGACGGCACGAACGACCTCGCGCTCGACCTCAACGGCATCTACGCCAGCAACACCCCGGGTGCCTACCCGCTGCTGCTGACGACCTACGAGATCGTCTGCTCGAAGTACGCGAACGCGGACGTCGCGAAGGCCGTAAAGGCGTTCCTGACGGTGGCGGCCACCGACGGTCAGCAGCCGCTGTCCGCCAAGGGCTACGTGCCGATCCCGCAGTCGCTGCAGAGCAAGGTCCTGACCGCCGTCAAGGCGATCTCCTGA